One Archangium lipolyticum DNA segment encodes these proteins:
- a CDS encoding oxidoreductase: protein MTATSTRSPIRAGLIGYGLSGAQFHAPLLAAEPAFTLAAVASRRAQDVTRDWPGVRVLSQDELLADPALELIIIASPNDTHGALAERALLAGKHVVVEKPFTLDSAEAWRLDALARERGLCLTVFHNRRWDGDFLTVRQLLEQGRLGRLFSFESHFDRFRPQVKQRWKEDDVPGGGTLWDLGAHLIDQTLQLFGLPESISADLGRQRSGARATDWFHLVLRYGELRVLLHSGSVVHDPWPRFVLQGEADAWSKYGLDPQEEQLKAGLRPGLAGWGLEPAERYGRLGRGGAVPTLPGDYGHFYRQLARAIAGEGPVPVTAESAGQVIRVIEAALRSDAEGRRIPLGGSPG from the coding sequence ATGACCGCGACTTCCACTCGTTCCCCCATCCGGGCGGGGCTGATCGGCTATGGCCTGTCCGGTGCGCAGTTCCACGCGCCACTGCTCGCCGCGGAACCCGCCTTCACCCTGGCCGCCGTCGCCTCCCGCCGAGCCCAGGACGTGACTCGCGACTGGCCCGGCGTGCGCGTGCTCTCCCAGGACGAGCTGCTGGCGGACCCGGCGCTGGAGCTGATCATCATCGCCTCGCCCAACGACACGCACGGGGCGCTGGCGGAGCGGGCACTCCTGGCGGGCAAGCACGTGGTCGTGGAGAAGCCCTTCACACTGGATTCGGCCGAGGCCTGGCGCCTGGATGCGCTGGCCCGCGAGCGCGGCCTGTGTCTGACCGTCTTCCACAACCGGCGCTGGGATGGCGACTTCCTGACCGTGCGCCAGTTACTGGAGCAGGGGCGCCTCGGCCGGTTGTTCAGCTTCGAGAGCCACTTCGATCGCTTCCGGCCCCAGGTGAAGCAGCGCTGGAAGGAGGACGACGTCCCCGGCGGTGGCACGCTGTGGGACCTGGGTGCCCATCTGATCGATCAAACCCTGCAGCTGTTCGGTCTGCCCGAGTCCATCAGCGCCGACCTGGGCCGGCAGCGCTCGGGCGCGCGGGCCACGGACTGGTTCCACCTGGTGCTGCGCTATGGCGAGCTGCGCGTCCTCTTGCACTCGGGCTCGGTGGTGCACGATCCCTGGCCACGCTTCGTGTTGCAGGGCGAGGCGGACGCCTGGAGCAAGTACGGGCTCGACCCGCAGGAGGAGCAGCTCAAGGCGGGGCTGCGGCCGGGCCTCGCCGGCTGGGGCCTGGAGCCGGCGGAGCGGTACGGCCGGCTGGGTCGCGGGGGAGCCGTGCCCACCCTCCCGGGCGATTACGGGCACTTCTACCGTCAGCTGGCCCGGGCCATCGCCGGTGAGGGGCCGGTGCCGGTCACGGCGGAGAGCGCCGGCCAGGTCATCCGGGTCATCGAGGCGGCGTTGCGCAGCGACGCGGAGGGGCGGCGCATCCCGCTCGGGGGCTCGCCGGGGTAG